The Kosakonia sp. SMBL-WEM22 sequence CCGTGGCTCAATTTACCAACTCCGTGACCTAACCGGAAGCCGCCATCGCCGCGCCGTGATAGCCGTCATGGCGCGAAGGTGAATGCGGCCTGGATAAGTTGTTTATCGGGCTGGCTGTCATTGCTCAGGCCATAAAAGAGTGTATAGGTTTTGTTCTTAGTGAAAGGGTAATTCCAGGTCGGCAGACATTCGCCGCTGCGCGGCAGCACCGGCTTGTCATTAA is a genomic window containing:
- a CDS encoding putative T6SS immunity periplasmic lipoprotein, yielding MVKKIPAEVTTKENHVCITYAVKPGDRITSLQIGSESGEAWYEVFNDKPVLPRSGECLPTWNYPFTKNKTYTLFYGLSNDSQPDKQLIQAAFTFAP